A region from the Streptomyces lydicus genome encodes:
- a CDS encoding branched-chain amino acid ABC transporter permease — protein MSELPQQLANGLILGAMYGLIAIGYTMVYGIVQLINFAHGEIFMVGGFGALSVFLALPAGTPLALALPVMLLGGIAVSVLVGIAAERFAYRPLRGAPRLAPLITAIGLSIALQQAIWKWYPDGKQARVFPQFKGHAFDILGATVQRGDLFVLIAAPLCMIALGFFVAKTRSGRAMQATAQDPDTAKLMGINTDRIIVLAFAIGAAFAGVAAVAYGLRTGEVQFRMGFIMGLKAFTAAVLGGIGNIYGAMLGGVVLGIAEALATAYIEDIPGMEQFGGGAWKDVWAFVLLILVLLLRPQGLLGERVADRA, from the coding sequence GTGAGCGAACTGCCGCAACAGCTGGCCAACGGACTCATCCTCGGCGCGATGTACGGACTCATCGCGATCGGCTACACGATGGTCTACGGAATCGTCCAGCTCATCAACTTCGCCCACGGCGAGATATTCATGGTCGGCGGCTTCGGAGCGCTCAGCGTCTTCCTCGCTCTCCCCGCCGGCACCCCTCTCGCCCTAGCCCTGCCCGTCATGCTGCTCGGCGGCATCGCCGTATCCGTCCTCGTCGGCATCGCGGCCGAACGATTCGCCTACCGACCACTGCGCGGCGCACCCCGCCTCGCCCCCCTCATCACCGCCATCGGCCTGTCCATCGCCCTCCAGCAAGCCATCTGGAAGTGGTACCCCGACGGCAAACAGGCCCGCGTCTTCCCGCAGTTCAAGGGCCACGCCTTCGACATCCTGGGCGCCACCGTCCAGCGCGGCGACCTCTTCGTCCTCATCGCCGCCCCCCTCTGCATGATCGCCCTCGGCTTCTTCGTCGCCAAAACCCGCAGCGGCCGCGCCATGCAGGCCACCGCACAGGACCCCGACACCGCAAAGCTCATGGGCATCAACACCGACCGCATCATCGTCCTCGCCTTCGCCATCGGCGCCGCCTTCGCCGGCGTCGCCGCCGTCGCCTACGGACTGCGCACCGGCGAGGTCCAGTTCCGCATGGGCTTCATCATGGGCCTCAAGGCCTTCACCGCAGCCGTGCTCGGCGGCATCGGCAACATCTACGGAGCCATGCTCGGCGGCGTCGTCCTCGGCATCGCCGAAGCCCTCGCCACCGCCTACATCGAGGACATACCCGGCATGGAGCAATTCGGCGGCGGCGCCTGGAAGGACGTCTGGGCCTTCGTCCTCCTC
- a CDS encoding branched-chain amino acid ABC transporter substrate-binding protein, translating to MLILTTAVTTGALTLSACGSRGDDNQSGEGKSTVVIGLDAPTTGELSALGLGIRNSAQLAVDTANKAGEVKGITFKLEALDDKALPNVGQQNATKLAGDKDVLGVIGPLNSGVAQSMQQVSKQNNLTLISPANTTPDLTQGKDWKQNKRVRQFPTYFRTATTDEVQGAFDGQYAWEKMKAKKAYVIDDQKTYGVGLAASFKDQFAKLGGKIVGTEHVSPDDRDFKAVVSKVKSAKPDMVFYGGEYPASGPLSQQLKDGGVAAPVMGGDGMYSSDYIKLNKKAQGDYASSVGKPVEELPSARKFIADYKAAGFKEGYEAYGGSTYDATWAVIQAVKKVVETHNGKLPDDARKQVADAMNKVTFDGVTGPIAFDKYGDTTNTMITAYQVDKGAWASRFSAEFKKFDKS from the coding sequence TTGCTCATCCTCACCACCGCAGTCACCACCGGCGCCCTCACGCTCTCCGCGTGCGGCTCGCGCGGCGACGACAACCAGAGCGGCGAAGGAAAGTCCACGGTCGTCATCGGCCTCGACGCCCCCACCACCGGCGAGCTCTCCGCGCTGGGCCTGGGCATCCGCAACTCCGCCCAACTCGCCGTCGACACCGCCAACAAGGCCGGCGAAGTCAAGGGCATCACCTTCAAACTCGAAGCCCTCGACGACAAGGCCCTCCCCAACGTCGGCCAGCAGAACGCCACCAAGCTCGCCGGCGACAAGGACGTCCTCGGCGTCATCGGCCCCCTCAACTCCGGCGTCGCCCAGTCCATGCAGCAGGTCTCCAAGCAGAACAACCTCACGCTGATCTCCCCGGCGAACACCACCCCCGACCTCACCCAGGGCAAGGACTGGAAGCAGAACAAGCGCGTCCGCCAGTTCCCCACCTACTTCCGCACCGCCACCACCGACGAGGTCCAGGGCGCCTTCGACGGCCAGTACGCCTGGGAGAAGATGAAGGCCAAGAAGGCCTACGTCATCGACGACCAGAAGACCTACGGCGTCGGCCTCGCCGCCTCCTTCAAGGACCAGTTCGCCAAACTCGGCGGCAAGATCGTCGGCACCGAGCACGTCAGCCCCGACGACCGCGACTTCAAGGCCGTCGTCTCCAAGGTCAAGTCCGCCAAACCCGACATGGTCTTCTACGGCGGCGAATACCCCGCCTCCGGCCCCCTCAGCCAGCAGCTCAAGGACGGCGGCGTCGCCGCCCCCGTGATGGGCGGCGACGGCATGTACAGCAGCGACTACATCAAGCTGAACAAGAAAGCACAGGGCGACTACGCCTCCTCCGTCGGCAAGCCCGTCGAAGAACTCCCCTCCGCCAGGAAATTCATCGCCGACTACAAGGCAGCCGGCTTCAAGGAGGGCTACGAGGCCTACGGCGGCTCCACCTACGACGCCACCTGGGCCGTCATCCAGGCCGTCAAAAAGGTCGTCGAAACCCACAACGGCAAGCTCCCCGACGACGCCCGCAAGCAGGTCGCCGACGCCATGAACAAGGTGACCTTCGACGGCGTCACCGGCCCCATCGCCTTCGACAAATACGGCGACACCACCAACACCATGATCACCGCCTACCAGGTCGACAAGGGCGCCTGGGCCTCCCGCTTCAGCGCCGAATTCAAGAAGTTCGACAAGAGCTGA
- a CDS encoding PaaI family thioesterase: MGEQSTTKFPQEILDQWAGLGLDLPSFFSAGHLGERMSVQVTEAAPERVVGTMPVEGNTQPYGLLHGGASAVLAETLGSVGSMLHGGPTKIAVGVDLNCTHHRGARSGLVTGVATPVHRGRSTATYEIVITDEDDKRVCTARLTCMLRETDADIYRS; encoded by the coding sequence ATGGGTGAGCAGAGCACGACCAAGTTTCCGCAGGAGATCCTCGACCAGTGGGCCGGCCTCGGCCTCGACCTGCCGTCCTTCTTCTCCGCCGGACACCTCGGCGAGCGGATGAGCGTGCAGGTCACCGAAGCCGCTCCCGAGCGCGTCGTCGGCACCATGCCGGTCGAGGGCAACACCCAGCCCTACGGACTCCTGCACGGCGGCGCCTCCGCCGTCCTGGCCGAAACCCTCGGCTCCGTCGGCTCCATGCTGCACGGCGGCCCCACCAAAATCGCGGTGGGCGTCGACCTCAACTGCACCCACCACCGCGGCGCCCGCTCCGGTCTGGTCACCGGCGTCGCCACCCCCGTACACCGCGGCCGGTCCACGGCCACCTACGAAATCGTCATCACCGACGAGGACGACAAGCGGGTCTGCACCGCCCGGCTGACCTGCATGCTGCGCGAGACGGACGCCGACATCTACCGCAGCTGA
- a CDS encoding FdhF/YdeP family oxidoreductase, producing the protein MAGKPPASDPVQDAPQVSEPQHSAVGLPAIAHALRISQQQMGVRRTALTLLRVNQRDGFDCPGCAWPEPDKPHTAEFCENGAKAVAEEATLRRVTPDFFAEHSVADLATRSGYWLGQQGRLTHPMYLPEGADHYEPVTWERAFDIVGEELTALGSPDEAVFYTSGRTSNEAAFLYQLFAREFGTNNLPDCSNMCHESSGSALTETIGIGKGSVLLEDLYQADLIIIAGQNPGTNHPRMLTALEKAKAGGTKIISINPLPEAGLERFKNPQTPRGVAGGGTALTDLFLQVRLGGDQALFRALNRLLLDTDGALDEDFIGTHTHGFEEFAQLARADDDWDATLRATGLTRAEIDRALAMILDSRRTIVCWAMGLTQHKHSVPTIQEVVNFLLLRGNIGRPGAGVCPVRGHSNVQGDRTMGIFERPAPAFLDALEKEFGFAPPREHGLDVVRAIRALRDGQAKVFFAMGGNFVAATPDTDVTEAAVRRARLTVHVSTKLNRSHAVTGARALILPTLGRTERDLQAGGEQFVTVEDSMGMVHASRGRLAPAGPQLLSETAIVARLARRVLGQESRTPWEEFEKDYATIRDRIARVVPGFEDFNTKVARPGGFALPHAPRDSRSFPTATGKANFTTAPVEYPTAPEGRLLLQTLRSHDQYNTTIYGLDDRYRGIKNGRRVVLVHPDDARERGLADGAYTDLVSEWTDGSERRAPGFRVVHYPTARGCAAAYYPETNVLIPLDHTADTSNTPAAKSIVIRLESPHED; encoded by the coding sequence ATGGCAGGCAAGCCGCCCGCGTCGGACCCCGTCCAGGACGCGCCCCAGGTCAGCGAACCCCAGCACTCCGCCGTGGGGCTGCCGGCCATCGCCCACGCCCTGCGCATCTCCCAGCAGCAGATGGGCGTGCGCCGTACCGCCCTCACCCTGCTGCGCGTCAACCAGCGCGACGGCTTCGACTGCCCCGGCTGCGCCTGGCCCGAGCCCGACAAGCCGCACACCGCCGAATTCTGCGAGAACGGCGCCAAGGCCGTCGCCGAAGAAGCCACCCTGCGCCGTGTCACCCCGGACTTCTTCGCCGAGCACTCCGTCGCCGACCTCGCGACCCGCAGCGGCTACTGGCTCGGCCAGCAGGGCCGCCTCACCCACCCCATGTACCTCCCCGAGGGCGCCGACCACTACGAGCCGGTGACCTGGGAGCGGGCCTTCGACATCGTCGGCGAGGAGCTGACCGCCCTCGGCTCCCCCGACGAGGCCGTCTTCTACACCTCCGGCCGCACCAGCAACGAAGCCGCCTTCCTCTACCAGCTCTTCGCCCGCGAATTCGGCACCAACAACCTCCCCGACTGCTCCAACATGTGCCACGAGTCGTCGGGCTCCGCACTGACGGAGACCATCGGCATCGGCAAGGGCAGCGTCCTCCTGGAGGACCTCTACCAGGCCGACCTGATCATCATCGCCGGGCAGAACCCGGGCACCAACCACCCCCGGATGCTCACCGCCCTGGAGAAGGCCAAGGCCGGCGGCACGAAGATCATCTCGATCAATCCACTGCCCGAAGCCGGCCTGGAACGCTTCAAGAACCCGCAGACCCCGCGCGGCGTGGCCGGCGGCGGCACCGCGCTCACCGACCTGTTCCTCCAGGTCCGCCTCGGCGGCGACCAGGCGCTCTTCCGCGCCCTCAACCGCCTCCTCCTCGACACCGACGGCGCCCTCGACGAGGACTTCATCGGCACTCACACCCACGGCTTCGAGGAGTTCGCCCAGCTGGCCCGCGCCGACGACGACTGGGACGCGACACTGCGCGCCACCGGCCTGACCCGCGCGGAGATCGACCGCGCCCTGGCCATGATCCTCGACTCGCGCCGCACCATCGTGTGCTGGGCGATGGGCCTGACCCAGCACAAGCACTCCGTCCCCACCATCCAGGAAGTCGTCAACTTCCTCCTGCTGCGCGGCAACATCGGACGCCCCGGGGCGGGCGTGTGCCCCGTACGCGGCCACAGCAACGTCCAGGGCGACCGCACCATGGGCATCTTCGAACGGCCGGCCCCCGCCTTCCTCGACGCCCTGGAGAAGGAGTTCGGCTTCGCCCCGCCCCGGGAGCACGGACTCGACGTCGTCCGCGCCATCCGCGCCCTGCGCGACGGGCAGGCCAAGGTGTTCTTCGCGATGGGCGGCAACTTCGTGGCCGCCACCCCCGACACCGACGTCACCGAGGCCGCCGTGCGCCGCGCCCGGCTGACCGTCCACGTCTCCACCAAGCTCAACCGCTCACACGCGGTCACCGGCGCCCGCGCGCTGATCCTGCCGACGCTGGGCCGCACCGAACGCGATCTGCAGGCTGGCGGCGAGCAGTTCGTGACCGTCGAGGACTCCATGGGCATGGTGCACGCCTCCCGCGGCCGCCTGGCACCCGCCGGCCCCCAACTGCTCTCCGAGACGGCCATCGTCGCCCGCCTGGCCCGCCGCGTCCTGGGCCAGGAGAGCCGCACCCCCTGGGAGGAGTTCGAGAAGGACTACGCGACGATCCGCGACCGCATCGCCCGCGTCGTCCCGGGCTTCGAGGACTTCAACACCAAGGTCGCCCGCCCCGGAGGCTTCGCCCTCCCGCACGCCCCCCGGGACAGCCGCAGCTTCCCCACCGCCACCGGGAAAGCCAATTTCACCACCGCGCCCGTGGAATACCCCACCGCCCCCGAAGGACGGCTGCTGCTGCAGACACTGCGCTCCCACGACCAGTACAACACCACCATCTACGGCCTCGACGACCGCTACCGCGGCATCAAGAACGGCCGCCGCGTCGTCCTCGTCCACCCCGACGACGCCCGCGAACGGGGCCTGGCCGACGGGGCGTACACCGACCTGGTCAGCGAGTGGACGGACGGCAGCGAGCGGCGCGCGCCCGGCTTCCGGGTGGTGCACTACCCCACGGCCCGCGGCTGCGCGGCCGCCTACTACCCCGAGACCAACGTCCTCATCCCGCTCGACCACACCGCCGACACCAGCAACACCCCCGCCGCCAAGTCGATCGTGATCCGCCTGGAGAGCCCCCACGAGGACTGA